Proteins encoded by one window of Cloeon dipterum chromosome 4, ieCloDipt1.1, whole genome shotgun sequence:
- the LOC135942844 gene encoding uncharacterized protein LOC135942844, producing the protein MQPPTVKGKPPVQKPLCRLCECPTSDGHVLASQVDRIKLRTWAMKVLELTATDDDNLPMLIGIDHLICYFCLWQAEFDDETGDEAVAWWPENLDLDENARILRENYSIGEVDQCWVQLEEIDLSKYEKEIPKKTNRSGVCFYCGRRFNGLMNHIKSKHKEAIKCGIRGCRTFFHTEEEKEQHMIEDSHEKRNKPCECRKIRCKYCEIGKFYSSVRRWRWHLKQYHPEFPVMCSRYGCKKFFKTKSEMILHINSWHKRGVNEEIFQCEHCEYFTTQEYSL; encoded by the exons ATGCAGCCGCCGACAGTCAAAGGAAAACCTCCGGttcaaaagccgctgtgcagactgtgcgagtgtccgacgtcggacggccacgtcctcgcgtcgcaAGTGGACAGGATCAAGCTGAGGACATGGGCCATGAAGGTCTTGGAGCTGACAGCAACAGATGATGACAATTTGCCGATGTTGATCGGAATAGACCatttgatctgctatttttgcctCTGGCAGGCAGA GTTTGATGATGAGACTGGAGACGAGGCTGTTGCTTGGTGGCCGGAAAACCTTGATTTGGATGAAAACGCTAGGATTCTTCGGGAGAATTATTCAA ttgGAGAAGTGGatcagtgttgggtgcagttggaagagATTGATCTCTCCAAATACGAAAAGGAAATCCCTAAGAAGACGAATCGCAGTGGAGTGTGTTTTTACTGCGGCAGGAGATTCAATGGTCTGATGAATCACATCAAATCTAagcacaaagaagccatcaaatgcgGAATTCGGGGCTGCAGGACATTCTTTCACACCGAGGAGGAAAAGGAGCAGCACATGATAGAGGATTCACACGAGAAACGGAACAAACCATGCGAATGCAGGAAAATTCGCtgcaaatattgtgaaatcggcaaattttattcctcgGTAAGAAGGTGGAGGTGGCACTTGAAACAATACCATCCGGAATTTCCGGTCATGTGCTCGCGCTATGGCTGCAAAAAGTTCTTCAAAACCAAGTCTGAAATGATTCTGCACATAAACTCGTGGCACAAACGAGGCgtaaatgaagaaattttccAGTGCGAGCATTGCGAGTATTTCACCACGCAGGAGTACAGTTTGTGA
- the LOC135942901 gene encoding zinc finger protein 25-like — protein MQLRGKEGKPPIQKPLCRLCECPTSDGHVLASQVDRFKLRKWAMKVMNLTEEDENLPDVVGEDALICYFCIWQAEFGDESGGEAVAWWPKNLDLEENAKVLRENYSVGEVEQCWVQLDEIDLPEYEKEIPKKRKYFSGVCLYCGNRYNKLMQHVKLMHKEAIKCGIKGCTTYFHTEKEKEQHMQQVSHEKRNKPQESRKIRCKYCETVLFLSSSSNLKKHMFRKHPEYPVVCTRPGCNEYFKTKSEMMNHFNSSHKQAINQDLFQCKRCDFFATKKSILSRHVEGRHMPKIFKCDSCDAKFGSKWIVNYHVKQTHTFDKCKSCGQDVSLSYKVRHRKPKFCSKCKLRFKCSGLYQLHRKSCKQTLFSCEECGKSFIRSSTKNRHVREVHTIV, from the exons ATGCAGCTGCGAGGCAAAGAAGGAAAACCCCCGattcaaaagccgctgtgccgattgtgcgagtgtccgacgtcggacggccacgtcctcgcgtcgcaggtggacaggttcaagctgaggaaatgggccatgaaggtcatgaacctgacggaagaagacgaaaacctgCCGGACGTGGTCGGagaagacgctttgatctgctatttttgcatctggcaggcaga GTTCGGGGATGAGTCTGGAGGCGAAGCTGTtgcttggtggccgaaaaaccttgatttggaagaaaacgcaaaGGTGCTTCGcgagaattattcag ttggAGAAGTAgaacagtgttgggtgcagttggatgAGATTGATCTGCCCGAATATGAAAAGGAAATCcctaaaaagaggaaatactTCAGTGGAGTGTGTCTTTACTGCGGCAACAGATACAACAAACTGATGCAACACGTCAAACTgatgcacaaagaagccatcaaatgcgGAATTAAGGGCTGCACAACTTACTTTCACACTGAgaaggaaaaagagcagcacatgcagcagGTTTCACACGAGAAACGGAACAAACCACAAGAAAGCAGGAAAATTCGttgcaaatattgtgaaaCCGTCCTTTTTCTTTCCTCGTCGAGTAATTTGAAGAAGCACATGTTTCGCAAGCATCCAGAATATCCGGTGGTGTGCACGCGTCCAGGCTGCAACGAGTACTTCAAAACCAAGTCCGAAATGATGAACCATTTCAACTCGTCGCACAAACAAGCCATAAATCAAGATCTTTTCCAGTGCAAGCGTTGCGATTTTTTCGCCACGAAGAAGTCCATTTTGAGTCGACACGTAGAGGGGAGGCACATGCCAAAGATCTTCAAATGCGACAGTTGCGACGCCAAATTCGGCTCGAAATGGATAGTGAATTACCACGTCAAACAAACTCACACGTTCGACAAGTGCAAATCTTGTGGCCAGGACGTTTCTCTATCATATAAGGTACGCCACAGAAAGCCAAAGTTTTGCTCCAAATGCAAACTAAGATTCAAGTGCTCAGGTTTGTATCAACTGCATAGGAAGAGCTGCAAACAAACTCTCTTTAGTTGTGAAGAGTGTGGGAAATCGTTCATCAGGAGTAGTACTAAAAATCGTCACGTGAGAGAAGTTCACACCATTGTATGA